The Bacteroides ovatus genomic interval GATGCAGACATTGACTTTGTTCGTACTAATCTTTCTATTGCAGAGTTACAGCCGTTTGAAGAGACTTTGGCTGATGCAATAAATATTGCAGGGGCATACGGCATCCCTGCCGTTCTTGTTCCGCGAAAAGACCAGTCCACATTTAGCAATCAGGCTACTGCTGAAAAGAGCGTATATTGTTCAACTGTTATTCCTATGGCCAAACAATTCTGCAAGGATTTTACAGCTTTCCTTGGTCTTGAAGGAGGTGGATATTATTTGGATTGTGATTTCTCTGATGTTGATTGTTTGCAGGAAGGATTGAAAGAATCCGAGGACGTAAAGACAAATATAAATAAACGTTGTCGTGAACAATTCTCATGTGGGCTTATAACACTCAATGACTGGCGTGCCCAAATAGGCGAAAGTATGATAGAAAATCCCTTGTTTGACAAATTGAAATTTGATATGTCAGATGAGGAACTGGATAAAGTAAATCGAGTTTTTAACACTAAAAGTGGAGATGAAAAAGATGGAAGAGAAAATCAAAAGCCTTCAGTACAAGACAAAGGCAAATGATGTTGATGAGAAGGGTATCGTTACCGTTGCGGTGAACGGTATCGGTGTGAAGGACTCACAAAATGACATATCTATGCCCGGCTCATTCAATAAGACATTGAAAGAAAATATTGGTCGGATGCGTTGGTTCCTGAATCATCGTACAGACCAGTTGTTAGGTGTTCCGTTGAGTGGTAAGGAAACAGAAGGTAATTTGGTTATGGTCGGTCAGTTAAATCTTGAAAAACAGATTGGACGTGATACGTTGGCTGATTATAAGCTGTTTGCAGAGAATGGAAGAACCCTAGAACACTCTATCGGAGTAAAAGCTATCAAAAGGGATTCTATCGATCCTTGTAAGGTGCTTGAATGGCGTATGATGGAATATTCAACATTGACAAGTTGGGGGAGTAATCCCCAGACGTTCCTTGTGAATATTAAGTCTGCTACTGCTGACCAGGTAAAGGAGGCTGTTGATTTCGTCCGGAAAGCGTTCTTGCAGCATGGATATAGTGATGAACGTTTAAAAGGATACGATATGGAATTAAGTTTATTACTGAAGAGCCTCAACGGTGGTGCCGTTGTCTCATGTCCTCATTGTGGTTATCAATTTGATTATGATGCAGAAACGGAGCATACCTTTGCCCAACAGGTATTAGATTATGCTGCTGATTATCAGAGATGGATAACACAGGACATTGTAAGGGAAGAAATGGAGAAGCTCACTCCAGAGATTAGAACCCAAGTAATTTCTCTTATTGATTCTGTCAAATCAGAAAAGAAAGAATTTACTCAAAAGGGTCTACAAGACCTTATGAATTATGTAAGATGTCCCCACTGTTGGGGAAAAGTATATCGTTCGAATGCTATTCTGCAAAATACTTCTGAAGATACCACCGGAAAAAATGAGCCGTCTGTTGACACTCAAGAAAAGAATGACGGGGAAAATGGGGACGATGAAGTAACGATTAAAGCCGCTGATAATGGCACTTTACTCGATTTCAAGAGTTTGAATAGCTGTTTCGAGAATAAATAACTTAAAATTTAAATTTTATGCCAATTAGAAAATTTACAGTATCAGATTTTAATCTGAAAACGGACGGTCTGCCGGCAGAACAGAAAACATTTATGGAAAATATCGCCGGCATGATGTGTGAAGTAGTTAACAAGTCACTTGAAGGATTTGCTTCACCGGAGGAGGTAACGAAACAGTTTGGTGACATCAATAAT includes:
- a CDS encoding phage prohead protein — translated: MEEKIKSLQYKTKANDVDEKGIVTVAVNGIGVKDSQNDISMPGSFNKTLKENIGRMRWFLNHRTDQLLGVPLSGKETEGNLVMVGQLNLEKQIGRDTLADYKLFAENGRTLEHSIGVKAIKRDSIDPCKVLEWRMMEYSTLTSWGSNPQTFLVNIKSATADQVKEAVDFVRKAFLQHGYSDERLKGYDMELSLLLKSLNGGAVVSCPHCGYQFDYDAETEHTFAQQVLDYAADYQRWITQDIVREEMEKLTPEIRTQVISLIDSVKSEKKEFTQKGLQDLMNYVRCPHCWGKVYRSNAILQNTSEDTTGKNEPSVDTQEKNDGENGDDEVTIKAADNGTLLDFKSLNSCFENK